A genomic region of Desulfosarcina ovata subsp. ovata contains the following coding sequences:
- a CDS encoding DUF1156 domain-containing protein encodes MTYPKRLIEVDLPIKRISAHARREKSIRHGHISTLHIWWARRPLAACRAVVCASLWPDPADEICPPQFVETAKRLMWYWGEGYLQMCSSDSYPRFNKIARTPGCLDDAEELRKALLDFIADFANWDNSTDPAYLAVAQTMTVAARSALEATNAFTIPELISIESLNEAIKDAPRPLLVDPFAGGGAIPLEGLRCGADAFASDLNPVAVLLIKVVLEYIPKYGQRLADEVEKWGKWIKEQAEKELAEYYPKDEDGATPIAYLWARTITCEGPGCGAEVPLMRSLWLAKKSNRSIAVQIVPKPEEKRCDFVIIKKENGKWVYQDQPDYTCEKPKFSGTVARGSATCPCCGFTTPVKSVRAQLKTRKGGANDARMFAVVTTRPGRKGRFYRLPTSRDLESVRKAAEELERRKIAHTGELSLLPEEPTPQGGGSGAGRAFSQRNYGMDQFCDLFTSRQLLALTTLVRALGNVSCKRMEFDMAVRACAAIIIDRQANALTSLCRWDSTRQNLQGLYSRHAIPMVWDFSEGSPLSSGSGNLETATTWVLSVLRANTCIENPANVGTCSAANHILPNDSATAFFTDPPYYDAIPYADLSDFFHVWQKRCGVALVDSELAPKKEECIVDEVKGKDRAFFEETMQEAMAEGRRILQPSGVGTVVFAHKSTAGWESQMQAMVNAGWTITGSWPIDTELGNRLRAMDSAALASSVHLVCRPREDEDGNVIENIGDWRDVLAELPGRIAAWLPRLASEGVVGADAIFSCLGPALEIFSRYSSVEKASGEVVPLREYLEQVWAEVARQALNMIFEGADASGFEEDARLTAMWLWTLRTEANGNGVDDEKPTSLPGYTLEYDAARKIAQGLGCYLENLTHLVEVKGDKAMLLSAESRAHYLFGKEDVRATAKRRKKKDAPVQQDLFSLLGVPDEEETAAERAELERPPAGKTALDQLHQAMLLFTAGRGAALKRFLVDDGIGTNPQFWTLAQALSALYPSHTNEKRWVDGVLARKKGLGF; translated from the coding sequence GTGACCTACCCCAAACGACTAATAGAAGTGGATTTGCCTATCAAACGGATTTCGGCGCATGCACGGCGGGAGAAGTCGATTCGTCATGGGCATATTTCTACGCTCCATATCTGGTGGGCGCGGCGGCCGTTGGCGGCGTGCCGTGCTGTAGTGTGCGCGTCGTTGTGGCCCGATCCGGCAGATGAGATCTGCCCGCCACAGTTTGTCGAAACGGCCAAGCGGTTGATGTGGTATTGGGGCGAAGGATACCTGCAAATGTGCAGTTCAGATAGCTACCCGCGGTTTAACAAGATAGCCAGGACACCGGGTTGTCTGGACGATGCAGAGGAACTGCGCAAGGCCTTGCTCGATTTTATTGCCGACTTTGCCAACTGGGATAACTCGACTGATCCCGCCTACCTGGCCGTCGCACAAACGATGACCGTTGCCGCGCGTAGCGCACTGGAAGCTACCAACGCCTTTACCATTCCAGAATTGATCAGTATCGAGTCTCTGAACGAAGCCATCAAGGATGCTCCCCGACCGTTGCTGGTAGACCCGTTTGCCGGAGGCGGAGCGATTCCCCTCGAAGGTTTGCGCTGCGGTGCTGACGCTTTTGCCAGCGATTTGAATCCCGTGGCCGTCCTGCTGATTAAGGTCGTGCTGGAATACATCCCCAAGTACGGCCAGCGTCTTGCTGACGAAGTCGAGAAGTGGGGCAAGTGGATCAAGGAACAGGCAGAGAAGGAACTGGCCGAATACTATCCGAAGGACGAAGATGGCGCGACGCCAATTGCCTACCTCTGGGCACGGACGATTACCTGCGAGGGTCCCGGTTGTGGGGCGGAGGTGCCACTGATGCGTTCCCTCTGGCTGGCAAAAAAGAGCAACAGATCCATTGCGGTGCAGATTGTTCCGAAGCCCGAAGAGAAACGTTGCGACTTTGTTATTATCAAGAAAGAGAACGGGAAATGGGTTTATCAGGATCAACCAGACTATACCTGCGAGAAGCCCAAGTTTAGTGGAACGGTGGCGCGTGGTTCGGCCACTTGTCCCTGCTGCGGTTTTACCACACCCGTCAAATCGGTCCGCGCTCAACTAAAAACACGTAAAGGCGGTGCCAACGATGCCCGCATGTTCGCCGTGGTCACCACCCGACCTGGTCGGAAAGGCCGGTTCTATCGCCTACCCACCAGTCGCGATTTGGAATCCGTTCGCAAAGCCGCAGAAGAACTTGAGCGTCGAAAGATCGCCCATACAGGGGAACTGAGTTTGTTGCCGGAAGAGCCTACCCCTCAAGGTGGTGGAAGCGGTGCAGGCCGCGCCTTTTCCCAACGCAACTATGGCATGGACCAATTCTGTGACCTCTTCACCAGTCGTCAGTTGCTTGCGTTGACGACGTTAGTGCGAGCTCTGGGGAATGTATCATGTAAGCGGATGGAGTTTGATATGGCGGTCCGTGCTTGCGCGGCGATAATCATTGATCGGCAAGCGAATGCTCTCACCTCGCTTTGCCGTTGGGACTCGACCCGTCAGAATCTCCAAGGTCTCTACTCCCGCCACGCTATACCGATGGTTTGGGACTTCTCTGAGGGTAGCCCACTGTCATCTGGCAGCGGAAATCTGGAAACTGCAACAACTTGGGTATTGTCTGTTCTGAGAGCCAATACTTGTATTGAAAATCCCGCGAATGTGGGCACTTGCAGTGCGGCGAACCATATTCTTCCAAACGATTCGGCGACAGCATTCTTCACCGACCCGCCCTATTACGATGCCATTCCATACGCAGACCTTTCCGATTTCTTCCATGTATGGCAGAAGCGTTGCGGGGTGGCTTTGGTTGACTCAGAACTCGCACCAAAGAAGGAAGAGTGTATCGTTGATGAAGTCAAGGGAAAAGACCGCGCCTTCTTCGAAGAAACCATGCAAGAGGCTATGGCAGAAGGGCGTCGCATTCTTCAGCCCAGTGGTGTTGGAACGGTTGTCTTCGCCCACAAATCTACGGCTGGTTGGGAATCCCAGATGCAGGCGATGGTTAACGCCGGGTGGACAATCACCGGTTCATGGCCAATCGATACTGAACTTGGCAATCGCCTCCGCGCAATGGACTCTGCCGCTCTTGCCTCCTCCGTTCACCTAGTCTGCCGTCCCCGTGAAGACGAAGACGGCAATGTCATCGAGAACATAGGCGACTGGCGGGATGTACTTGCGGAATTGCCTGGACGAATCGCGGCCTGGCTTCCGCGTCTGGCATCTGAAGGTGTTGTGGGGGCAGACGCTATTTTTTCATGCCTGGGACCGGCGCTGGAGATATTCTCTCGCTACTCCTCGGTCGAAAAGGCCAGCGGTGAGGTTGTGCCGTTGCGCGAATACCTGGAACAAGTTTGGGCCGAGGTGGCGCGGCAGGCACTCAACATGATCTTTGAAGGCGCGGACGCCAGCGGCTTCGAGGAAGATGCCCGATTGACAGCCATGTGGCTCTGGACCTTGCGCACCGAGGCGAATGGTAATGGCGTGGACGATGAGAAGCCCACGAGTCTGCCGGGTTACACACTCGAATATGATGCTGCTCGCAAGATCGCCCAGGGGCTGGGCTGTTATCTGGAGAATCTGACCCACTTGGTTGAGGTCAAGGGGGATAAGGCTATGCTGCTATCAGCAGAATCGCGGGCGCACTATTTATTCGGCAAAGAAGATGTCCGCGCCACAGCCAAACGCCGCAAGAAAAAAGATGCTCCGGTTCAACAAGACCTGTTCTCACTCCTGGGAGTGCCCGACGAAGAAGAAACCGCGGCGGAACGGGCTGAACTCGAACGCCCTCCCGCGGGCAAAACGGCACTGGACCAATTACACCAGGCGATGCTCCTATTCACGGCGGGTCGGGGCGCAGCGCTCAAGCGATTTTTGGTGGACGACGGCATCGGCACAAATCCGCAGTTTTGGACGCTCGCCCAGGCGCTCTCGGCTCTCTATCCGTCCCACACCAACGAAAAGCGCTGGGTGGACGGCGTGCTGGCACGGAAAAAAGGACTTGGATTCTAA
- a CDS encoding ATP-binding protein, which produces MPKLKPWYKVVNPREDLREGRPLDASEFAVHLDHIRDGDAHPDYQDPVRFFERTFLTRNLRAVSGEVLRRLNGINTEASSLYNMTTQFGGGKTHSLALLYHLATSGDAAKAFMGVQSILQAGGVNEIPKANVGIFVGTRFDVLTGRGGDDGTPQRRTPWGELAWQLGGEASFDVVREHDAQGIAPAGDVIRKMIPDDKPALLLIDEVMNYVSPERKTKHAGEMYNFLMKLSEEISGMDRVVTVVSIPASELEMGADDEADYTRLKKMLDRKGKPVIMSAENEMSEIIRRRLFEWDLRAVGAEGRLLLPKDASNACREHADWIQDNRNQVPNWFTDHAQDAFEATYPFHPMVISVFERKWRELPRFQQTRGVLRLLALWVSHSFQSGFKGAQRELLIGLGSAPLGDSQFRTAVFEQLGESRLEGAVATDIAGSKESHAVLLDKEAEETLRKACVHQKSATAVFFESNGGQGENRQSATVPELRLAVAGPNIDIGNVETALESLTDRCYYLTLERNSYYFSMMENLNKRYSDRRAGVKEEDVARLVREQVEKVFANADGLERVFFPEKSGQIPNRPVITLAIGQPEKSLSDTPELVSELTAMTKESGSSMRTFKSALIWVVPDNADVMRDDARKLLAWEAIDAEKGAMNLDDGQRRQLTEHLKRARRDLKESVWRSYNKVMLLGKDSALKTVDLGLVTSSSAESLTRLILSTLRQNDEIVKAVSPRFLLKNWPPAKPEWSTKDVRDTFFASPLFPRLLSVEAVQGAIARGVSEGRIAYVAKGTDGYDPFIYKQSLNEYDVEISDDVFIITAEDAEKHIKPPELTRILVTPEYTQVKPGKKQAFSAKGLDQFGRDFECPDLEWNATGGVMDEQGVFQAGEDEGRFLVAVKAKGVKGEASVSVAREPTPAGKKPTTPPPPFEQTMKWSGEIPPQKWMNFYTKVLSKLVSAGGLKITVNVESSPEGGLGERQTDDIRAALRGLGLNDNVE; this is translated from the coding sequence ATGCCCAAATTGAAGCCTTGGTACAAAGTGGTCAACCCCCGCGAGGACTTGCGGGAGGGCCGCCCCTTGGACGCCTCTGAATTCGCGGTTCATCTGGATCATATTCGCGACGGTGACGCCCATCCCGACTATCAGGACCCGGTGCGATTTTTCGAGCGGACCTTCCTGACACGGAACCTGCGAGCCGTTTCGGGAGAGGTGTTGCGCCGCCTGAACGGTATTAACACCGAAGCGTCATCCCTGTATAACATGACGACGCAATTCGGTGGTGGCAAGACCCATTCCCTGGCGCTACTCTATCATTTGGCAACATCCGGTGATGCGGCCAAGGCATTCATGGGCGTGCAATCCATTCTCCAGGCCGGGGGCGTCAACGAGATCCCAAAGGCGAATGTCGGCATTTTTGTTGGCACACGCTTCGATGTGCTGACTGGGCGCGGTGGTGACGACGGCACGCCTCAGCGCCGTACGCCATGGGGCGAGCTGGCGTGGCAACTGGGTGGGGAAGCTTCTTTTGATGTTGTGCGCGAACACGATGCGCAAGGGATAGCCCCGGCAGGCGATGTCATCAGGAAGATGATCCCAGACGATAAACCCGCCTTGCTGCTTATTGACGAAGTCATGAATTACGTCAGCCCTGAGCGAAAAACCAAACACGCCGGGGAGATGTATAACTTCCTGATGAAGCTCTCCGAAGAAATTTCGGGGATGGACCGTGTGGTCACCGTGGTGTCGATTCCCGCGTCGGAACTGGAAATGGGGGCAGACGACGAAGCGGACTATACGCGTCTCAAGAAGATGCTGGACCGCAAGGGTAAACCGGTCATTATGTCCGCCGAGAATGAGATGTCTGAAATCATCCGCCGGCGCTTATTCGAGTGGGACCTCCGGGCCGTTGGCGCGGAAGGAAGGCTTTTGCTGCCAAAAGATGCCTCGAACGCATGCAGGGAACACGCCGATTGGATTCAGGACAACCGCAACCAGGTCCCCAACTGGTTCACCGATCATGCCCAGGACGCATTCGAGGCGACCTATCCCTTCCACCCGATGGTGATCTCGGTTTTCGAGCGTAAGTGGCGCGAACTACCGCGTTTTCAGCAGACCCGTGGTGTCCTGCGGCTTCTGGCCCTGTGGGTTTCCCATTCTTTCCAGAGCGGATTCAAAGGGGCACAGAGGGAATTGCTGATTGGCCTGGGTTCCGCACCGCTGGGTGATTCTCAGTTTCGCACCGCGGTATTTGAACAACTCGGCGAGTCCCGATTGGAGGGAGCCGTTGCAACCGACATTGCGGGTAGCAAGGAATCACATGCCGTGCTCCTGGACAAGGAAGCGGAAGAGACGCTTCGCAAGGCATGCGTCCACCAGAAATCCGCCACGGCTGTGTTCTTTGAGTCGAACGGTGGCCAGGGCGAGAACAGGCAGTCGGCGACGGTGCCGGAACTACGGCTGGCCGTTGCCGGACCGAACATTGATATTGGGAATGTCGAAACGGCTCTGGAGTCATTAACCGACCGATGTTACTACCTGACCCTTGAGCGCAACAGCTACTATTTCAGCATGATGGAGAACCTCAACAAGCGCTATTCGGATCGACGCGCCGGGGTTAAAGAAGAGGATGTTGCGCGGTTGGTGCGTGAGCAAGTCGAAAAAGTATTTGCCAACGCAGATGGGCTGGAGCGTGTGTTTTTTCCCGAGAAAAGCGGACAAATTCCTAACCGGCCAGTTATCACCCTGGCTATCGGTCAACCTGAGAAGTCCTTAAGCGATACACCGGAACTTGTTTCTGAGCTGACCGCTATGACAAAAGAATCCGGCAGTTCCATGCGCACGTTCAAAAGTGCTCTGATATGGGTGGTGCCGGACAATGCAGACGTCATGCGGGATGACGCCCGTAAATTGCTGGCATGGGAGGCAATTGACGCCGAAAAAGGCGCGATGAACCTGGACGATGGCCAACGCCGTCAATTGACCGAGCACCTGAAGCGCGCGCGCCGTGACCTAAAGGAAAGCGTCTGGCGTAGCTATAATAAGGTCATGCTTCTGGGAAAAGACAGTGCGCTAAAAACGGTCGATCTTGGATTGGTAACGTCAAGTTCTGCCGAGTCGCTTACAAGGCTGATTCTATCCACATTGCGACAAAATGACGAGATTGTGAAGGCAGTCAGCCCGCGTTTTTTGCTCAAAAACTGGCCGCCTGCCAAGCCGGAATGGAGCACAAAGGATGTCAGGGATACGTTCTTCGCTTCTCCGCTATTCCCTCGTTTACTAAGCGTTGAGGCCGTCCAGGGTGCCATTGCCCGGGGCGTTTCAGAAGGCCGGATCGCCTATGTCGCCAAGGGAACGGACGGATACGATCCTTTCATCTACAAGCAGTCCCTTAACGAATACGATGTTGAGATTTCAGATGATGTCTTCATCATCACTGCGGAAGACGCGGAGAAACACATCAAGCCTCCGGAACTGACTCGTATCCTTGTCACCCCTGAATACACGCAGGTGAAACCGGGGAAAAAGCAGGCATTCAGCGCGAAGGGATTGGATCAGTTTGGCCGTGACTTCGAATGTCCAGATCTCGAATGGAATGCGACCGGCGGAGTCATGGATGAGCAGGGCGTCTTTCAGGCAGGCGAGGATGAGGGGCGTTTTCTTGTGGCTGTAAAGGCCAAGGGTGTAAAGGGTGAGGCGAGTGTCTCTGTAGCGAGAGAGCCAACCCCTGCAGGAAAAAAACCGACGACACCCCCACCTCCTTTTGAACAGACAATGAAATGGTCTGGCGAAATCCCGCCGCAGAAATGGATGAACTTCTACACGAAAGTGCTTTCAAAACTCGTATCAGCTGGCGGCCTGAAGATTACGGTGAATGTTGAGTCCTCACCGGAAGGAGGACTCGGCGAACGGCAAACGGACGACATCCGCGCGGCCTTGAGGGGATTGGGGTTGAATGACAATGTGGAATAG
- a CDS encoding AAA family ATPase, whose amino-acid sequence MARADLILNLVRAAARGDRAQVQKTVEALAADERAKNHGILADRLIAQLQQDSNGRPRPPASPPARPLSGPLVAEITPGRRVEDLVLAAETEQSVRELVEEQHRADLLRSHNLEPRNRVLLAGPPGNGKTSLAEAIADALNIPFLVVRYEAIIGSYLGETAQRIGQVFEHARSRECVLFFDEFDAVGKERGDLHETGEIKRVVSSLLLQIDALPSYVVVVTASNHPELLDRAVWRRFQIRLELPMPKQSQIEEWFRRFEARTGHTLGLSPRNLAQNLKGLSFAEIEDFGSDVLRRVTLSDSETDAKKIAGQCLNQWRIRFTLKNPDSSGKDK is encoded by the coding sequence ATGGCGCGAGCAGATTTGATACTTAATTTAGTTCGGGCTGCCGCCCGCGGCGACAGGGCTCAAGTGCAGAAGACTGTGGAAGCGTTGGCCGCAGATGAGCGGGCTAAGAATCACGGGATTTTGGCAGACCGGCTCATTGCCCAGCTTCAGCAGGACAGTAATGGTCGCCCCAGACCACCCGCTTCGCCTCCTGCGCGACCACTGTCCGGCCCACTCGTGGCGGAGATAACTCCCGGACGACGAGTAGAAGATCTGGTCTTAGCAGCCGAGACAGAACAATCTGTTCGCGAGTTAGTAGAGGAGCAGCACCGTGCCGATTTGCTGCGGTCGCACAATCTTGAGCCGCGTAACCGCGTGCTGCTTGCCGGTCCTCCAGGAAACGGCAAGACATCCCTCGCTGAGGCAATCGCCGATGCCTTAAACATACCATTCCTGGTTGTTCGCTACGAAGCGATTATCGGAAGCTATCTCGGAGAGACAGCTCAACGCATTGGGCAGGTTTTCGAGCACGCACGGTCAAGGGAATGTGTGCTGTTTTTTGACGAGTTTGACGCAGTCGGCAAAGAGCGGGGAGATCTGCACGAAACCGGAGAGATCAAACGAGTCGTGAGTTCGCTACTGCTACAAATCGACGCGCTACCGAGTTATGTCGTCGTTGTAACAGCTAGCAATCATCCCGAATTGCTCGACCGCGCAGTGTGGCGTCGATTCCAGATACGACTGGAGTTGCCGATGCCGAAACAGAGCCAGATCGAGGAATGGTTCAGGCGCTTCGAAGCTCGAACAGGGCACACGCTCGGCCTGTCGCCGCGCAATCTTGCTCAGAACCTAAAAGGCTTGAGTTTCGCCGAAATCGAGGATTTCGGCTCCGATGTGCTCCGGCGAGTCACTCTTAGCGATTCTGAGACGGACGCCAAGAAGATTGCGGGACAATGTCTGAACCAATGGAGAATTCGGTTTACGTTGAAGAATCCAGATAGTTCCGGGAAGGACAAGTAA
- a CDS encoding DEAD/DEAH box helicase encodes MADLLENNSMQVSMAHLLSEASKNLARFLEKVLPGLFGDWWNEAVVNILSFQQRRRVKERGINSLASLDLAALLRVLDQNWYQISTKLELTSEARHFVKEMQTVRNRWAHAGSEGFPVDDVYRDLDTLQRFAVVVETDESLLDEVRETKASLLSKERPGPDQDGAVLESPSPEAPGSDTEFTPGQIVHLKSNPTMRGAVVSSIPGKPENRFLVFMDGETHTYYASQLKAEDRPEDESRFLPCVEFHSYLTALQIRYPGLSTLYSLNAARVDFIPYQFRPVLRFIRSDRPRLLVADGVGVGKTIEAGLILRELQARRDIRSILIICPRPLVTERKWQIEMKRFEERFVHLDGPTLRYCINEMDLEGIWPEQHHRIIIPYPLFDEALLYGSDGKRKRKKGLLDLDPPPRFDLVIVDEAHHIRNQDTFSHKAVRFFCDHTEAVIFLTATPIQLGNHDLFVLLHTLRPDLIIDQESFEHMSEPNPFINQAVALARAQEPEWAIQAKEALDNAAGTPWGQSILIHNPEFNRINVRLAEGQIGLEERVQLITELEALHTFSGIINRTRRRDIGEFTVRKPETVIVEFTPNQKDLHDELLQIQAEIFSRLHGDVNVKFMMTTIRRQAASCLFGLAPFLEEILSRHLDELSWEEADNTEFVPKSDAVDSIESRIQAILGKARDLDPYDPKLDALRNVIRDKQKLPNNKVMLFSSFRHTLHYLYEHLKTDGFRVGLIHGGTPDEDRVELRNRFELPPNQDDGLDILLFSEIGCEGLDYQFCDCIVNYDLPWNPMRVEQRIGRIDRNGQKSESVAIFNLITPGTVDADIYERCLVRIGVFNNALGGSEEILGEITREIRSIAENFSLNEIERGEQLQQLADNKIRLIQEQDELEQKQLELFGIRLPQDQMKREIEQASSYWLSPISIRRLITIYLQRTCGRNQEFILGEKALKTLRLSQEARNNLLRDFRKIPRQNTTVYREWENWLKGGNPHLLITFDSECASQHPEAVFIMPLHPLVKQSAAIFDTKKRVITVLRAKNNDVPKGNYEFAIYQWRFHGVREDLVLQPVASTDAVTKHLSRLLETAESIPTERADAPEQNIWDGLDAQHHKMWSEARTQHQRRTQELAEYRRESLTTSHKARIALLEEQLELATNEKIQKMRRSQIAAAEADYARRIQDLDIAIERAEISAEPVAYGVIQIIGDVVYAE; translated from the coding sequence ATGGCGGACCTACTGGAAAATAACAGCATGCAGGTATCCATGGCTCACCTTTTGAGTGAGGCGTCAAAGAACCTTGCGCGTTTTCTGGAAAAGGTCCTGCCGGGTCTTTTTGGCGATTGGTGGAATGAGGCTGTCGTCAACATTCTTTCATTTCAGCAACGTCGTCGGGTTAAGGAAAGAGGTATCAATTCCTTGGCATCCTTGGACCTCGCCGCGCTGCTTCGTGTGCTTGATCAGAATTGGTATCAGATATCAACTAAACTGGAACTGACGTCGGAGGCACGCCACTTTGTCAAAGAAATGCAGACAGTTCGAAACAGATGGGCGCATGCGGGTAGTGAGGGATTCCCTGTTGACGACGTATACCGCGACCTGGATACGCTGCAGCGCTTCGCCGTTGTCGTTGAGACAGATGAAAGCCTACTCGACGAGGTGCGCGAGACCAAGGCGTCCCTGCTTTCCAAGGAACGTCCCGGCCCTGATCAAGATGGTGCTGTTCTGGAAAGCCCATCTCCCGAGGCACCGGGGTCTGATACGGAATTCACACCTGGTCAGATCGTTCATCTCAAATCCAACCCAACCATGCGGGGTGCCGTTGTTTCCTCAATACCAGGCAAGCCGGAGAACCGATTCCTGGTGTTCATGGACGGCGAAACGCATACCTACTATGCATCACAGCTGAAGGCGGAAGACCGACCGGAGGACGAGTCTCGTTTCTTGCCCTGTGTTGAGTTTCATTCATACCTCACCGCGTTGCAGATTCGATATCCTGGACTTTCAACGCTTTATTCATTAAATGCCGCCCGTGTGGATTTCATCCCATATCAATTCCGGCCCGTCTTGCGATTCATCCGATCAGACCGCCCTCGATTGCTGGTTGCCGATGGTGTTGGCGTCGGCAAGACCATTGAGGCAGGTTTGATTCTCCGAGAGCTGCAGGCCAGGCGCGACATACGATCCATCCTAATAATCTGTCCCCGTCCGCTTGTAACCGAACGTAAATGGCAGATTGAGATGAAGCGGTTTGAGGAGCGCTTTGTTCATCTCGATGGCCCAACACTGAGGTACTGCATCAACGAAATGGATTTGGAAGGGATCTGGCCGGAGCAGCACCATCGAATTATCATCCCATATCCCCTATTCGATGAAGCGCTTCTATATGGTTCGGACGGTAAAAGAAAGCGCAAAAAAGGACTGCTGGACTTGGACCCGCCCCCTCGCTTCGACTTGGTCATCGTAGACGAGGCTCATCATATACGGAATCAGGATACGTTCAGTCACAAAGCGGTGCGGTTTTTCTGCGACCATACGGAAGCCGTGATCTTTCTGACCGCGACTCCCATCCAACTTGGCAACCATGACCTGTTCGTACTACTGCATACCCTTCGTCCCGATCTGATCATCGATCAAGAGAGCTTTGAGCATATGTCAGAGCCGAATCCGTTCATTAATCAAGCGGTAGCCCTGGCCCGTGCCCAGGAGCCGGAATGGGCTATTCAGGCTAAGGAAGCACTAGACAACGCGGCGGGAACGCCGTGGGGGCAGTCGATTCTCATACACAATCCAGAGTTCAATCGTATAAATGTGCGGCTCGCCGAAGGCCAGATCGGCTTGGAAGAGCGCGTACAGTTGATAACCGAACTCGAGGCTCTGCATACGTTTTCAGGGATTATCAACCGAACGCGTCGTCGCGATATCGGGGAGTTCACGGTGCGCAAGCCCGAAACTGTGATCGTTGAATTTACACCGAATCAGAAAGATCTACACGACGAGCTGCTTCAGATACAGGCAGAGATATTCAGCAGGCTTCACGGGGATGTCAACGTCAAGTTCATGATGACAACCATTCGTAGGCAGGCGGCCAGTTGTCTTTTTGGACTTGCCCCCTTCCTCGAGGAAATACTGAGCCGCCACCTTGATGAATTGTCCTGGGAAGAAGCGGATAACACCGAGTTTGTCCCCAAAAGCGATGCTGTTGATAGCATTGAATCACGTATCCAGGCAATCCTTGGAAAGGCTCGTGACCTCGATCCATACGATCCGAAACTGGACGCTCTCCGCAATGTCATCCGGGACAAGCAAAAGCTTCCCAATAACAAGGTGATGCTTTTCAGCAGCTTCCGTCACACGCTTCACTATCTCTATGAACATCTCAAGACGGATGGATTTAGGGTTGGACTGATTCACGGCGGGACACCTGATGAGGACCGGGTCGAGCTTCGGAATCGCTTTGAATTGCCGCCGAATCAGGATGACGGTCTCGACATTTTACTGTTTTCAGAGATTGGCTGCGAAGGCTTAGACTACCAGTTCTGTGATTGCATCGTCAATTACGACCTGCCATGGAACCCCATGCGGGTGGAACAGAGGATTGGCCGCATAGATCGGAATGGACAGAAAAGCGAGAGTGTCGCGATTTTCAATTTGATCACGCCGGGTACGGTCGATGCGGATATCTACGAGCGGTGCCTGGTGCGGATTGGTGTGTTCAACAACGCCCTCGGTGGCAGCGAGGAGATACTCGGGGAGATCACCAGGGAGATTCGGAGTATCGCGGAAAATTTCTCCTTGAACGAAATAGAGCGCGGAGAGCAGCTTCAACAACTGGCGGACAACAAGATCAGGCTGATTCAGGAACAGGACGAACTCGAACAGAAACAACTCGAGCTGTTCGGCATCCGTCTGCCACAAGACCAAATGAAGCGGGAAATCGAGCAAGCATCGAGCTATTGGCTGTCCCCTATATCGATACGAAGGCTTATCACGATTTACCTTCAGCGCACTTGCGGGAGGAATCAGGAATTCATACTTGGCGAAAAAGCGCTTAAAACACTACGTCTATCCCAAGAAGCCAGAAACAACCTGTTGCGAGATTTCCGGAAGATTCCACGTCAGAACACGACCGTTTATCGCGAATGGGAAAACTGGCTCAAGGGGGGGAACCCGCATCTCCTTATTACATTCGATTCCGAGTGCGCTTCGCAACATCCGGAAGCCGTCTTCATAATGCCCCTTCACCCTCTTGTGAAACAGTCGGCTGCGATCTTCGATACGAAAAAACGAGTCATTACGGTTTTGCGGGCCAAAAACAATGATGTCCCCAAAGGCAACTATGAATTTGCAATTTACCAGTGGCGGTTCCATGGCGTCAGGGAGGACTTGGTTTTGCAGCCGGTTGCTTCAACAGATGCTGTGACCAAACACCTTTCCAGACTTCTTGAAACGGCAGAAAGCATACCGACGGAAAGAGCTGATGCACCAGAGCAGAATATATGGGATGGGCTGGATGCTCAGCATCACAAAATGTGGTCTGAGGCGCGCACCCAACATCAGCGTAGAACCCAAGAGCTGGCGGAGTACCGGAGGGAGAGTCTAACGACAAGCCACAAAGCACGAATAGCTCTCCTCGAAGAACAGCTCGAGCTGGCAACAAATGAAAAAATCCAAAAGATGCGCCGTTCACAGATAGCAGCAGCGGAGGCCGACTACGCCAGGCGTATCCAAGACTTGGACATCGCCATTGAAAGAGCGGAAATAAGCGCCGAGCCAGTGGCATACGGAGTGATCCAAATCATTGGAGATGTGGTTTATGCCGAGTAA